Below is a genomic region from Spartinivicinus marinus.
TTTAAAAAGAGTAGCCGTAGCCTACAGAACCAGATACCTCGCCCCCACCAGAGCCAAGCGAAAACTTAGTGGTATGCTTACCGCGGTTAGTTGAAATTCCTACAGCAATTGCCTGTTTACCTTTATAGTAACCCGCACCGAAAGAAACTAGGTTTTTACCACCCACCGCTTGTGGCATACCCGCAATCGCCATTGAAGTAGCAATACCAGAAAACGCATCATCCTCTAAGTGATCAATTTGAGTTTGTAAATTATCAATACGGGCACTGTTATTTAAGCTTCTATTGGTATTTGCCGAGATTTGTCCTTCATGAACACCCAATCTTTCAGAATTAGATGAAATACGTGCATTATGGTTGTTTAGTCGATCACTATTATTACCAATATCTATTTGGTTAAATTCTATAATTTCTTTGTTAGCTTCTATTCTATCATTTTGA
It encodes:
- a CDS encoding YadA C-terminal domain-containing protein, giving the protein MQSTFLIPAASLSLIFLSINGYAQNHAGVGENTAIELDRNKTAITINSQNIEKNKQNIESNRISAEQNDGAIQKNVANIEGNKKTLEKVKGTNGRQTRRLNNHNKRLKNHNRRLNNQNDRIEANKEIIEFNQIDIGNNSDRLNNHNARISSNSERLGVHEGQISANTNRSLNNSARIDNLQTQIDHLEDDAFSGIATSMAIAGMPQAVGGKNLVSFGAGYYKGKQAIAVGISTNRGKHTTKFSLGSGGGEVSGSVGYGYSF